A genomic region of Stenotrophomonas sp. NA06056 contains the following coding sequences:
- the lptC gene encoding LPS export ABC transporter periplasmic protein LptC translates to MNAPTLNWRMILGVGLLLAALLSSWAALRNREKAPVVEGQDAGVDYILHDFQIVALDEHGKESTTLRAPLLERQRGDQTLNITTPLFEMPDKDGKHWTLRAETGWLSAKGDEMKLRGNVAGDSPADPGVVTTTFRTDHLDVFPKDNRARTDALVTMTRPGMEQSGVGFEVDSKNNTYHFLSQSKGRYTPKR, encoded by the coding sequence ATGAACGCTCCCACCCTGAACTGGCGGATGATCCTCGGTGTCGGCCTGCTGCTGGCGGCCCTGCTGAGCAGTTGGGCAGCGCTGCGCAACCGTGAAAAGGCACCGGTTGTCGAAGGCCAGGACGCCGGTGTGGACTACATCCTGCACGATTTCCAGATCGTCGCCCTGGACGAACACGGCAAGGAATCGACCACCCTGCGCGCGCCCCTGCTGGAACGCCAGCGTGGCGACCAGACGCTCAACATCACCACCCCGCTGTTCGAAATGCCCGACAAGGACGGCAAGCACTGGACGCTGCGCGCCGAGACCGGCTGGCTCAGTGCCAAGGGCGACGAGATGAAGCTGCGTGGCAACGTCGCCGGCGACAGCCCCGCCGATCCCGGCGTGGTCACGACCACCTTCCGCACCGATCACCTGGATGTGTTCCCCAAGGACAACCGCGCCCGTACCGATGCCCTGGTGACCATGACCCGCCCGGGCATGGAGCAGTCCGGCGTCGGGTTCGAGGTGGATTCGAAGAACAACACGTATCATTTCCTCAGCCAGTCCAAGGGCCGTTACACGCCCAAGCGCTGA